A genomic window from Elaeis guineensis isolate ETL-2024a chromosome 3, EG11, whole genome shotgun sequence includes:
- the LOC105040521 gene encoding uncharacterized protein — protein sequence MAAKSSCPCTPTPRSIPLLLHVLPFLLLSSSLLPRSTSQSTSQEDEKRTLLKIKADWGNPSNLSSWNNSAANYCNWPGIRCADGFVTEISLGYQGLAEPIPPAVCDLKNLSYLDLSWNNLTGPFPTALYKCSNLMHLDISQNLFVGELPTDIDRLSPRLTYLCLSANNFSGNIPASIARFPAIQSLWLDNNLFNSSFPAEMGNLRTLETLTLAYNPFAPARIPQEFGNLTRLCFLWMTKMNLFGEIPESLGKLTELEQLDLAWNALNGTIPGWIWKLEKLKYLYLFANKFSGEINGTIGALGLVNLDVSINQLTGSIPEDIGKLKNLSILFMYYNGLSGEIPASIGLLPNLYDLRLFNNSLTGVLPSELGKHSGLWNLEVQWNRISGELPQHLCAGMNLTSVNVFDNKFTGQVPASLGDCSTLNNIQLYRNGFSGDFPSGIWSATYLTTVIIHDNSLSGTLPDELLCNLTRLEMENNRFSGKIPSLAKNLLVFKAGNNLFSGEISATLAGMSRLQILSLGGNQISGLIPSAVSMLTSLATLDLRDNRLSGDIPAALGYLPSLTSLDLSGNQLFGTIPPAIGNLELTFLNLSSNQLSGEIPSSLQNQADELSFLANPGLCSSTNSIKNLPTCVYQSGGSNKLSRGLVVLLLLGTVFFLAAVAIGFLMVMEHRRRRMDGDDLAFWNLTSFHALDFTEHDIVRGLTESNSIGSGGSGKVYRIVPGDRAGEIVAVKKIWNSRKLDSKLEKEFQAEVEILGSIRHANIVKLLCCITKGDSKLLVYEYMENGSLDQWLHKAQRRDTGSGRSNPLDWPTRLGIAIGAARGLSYMHHDCSPPIMHRDVKSSNILLNSEFGAKIADFGLARMLVKVGEPKIVSTIAGSFGYMAPECGYLWKVDEKVDVFSFGVVLLELVTGRGANDGGEHGCLADWAWHRYQEGGRVIDIIDEEIQNPLLYLDEMEVVFMLGLFCTRKTPSDRPSIKEVSQVLTKCDQRRGPPNRLHREFDAPPLLQTKKDSQRESLSDADEAEGHNYLAGLL from the exons ATGGCGGCGAAGTCCAGCTGTCCATGCACCCCCACTCCTCGCTCCATCCCCCTTCTCCTCCACGTACTTCCCTTCCTCCTCCTTTCATCATCTCTCCTTCCAAGATCCACGTCCCAAAGTACATCCCAGGAAGACGAGAAACGAACTCTCCTTAAGATAAAGGCCGACTGGGGAAACCCTTCCAATCTCAGCTCCTGGAATAACTCTGCCGCCAATTATTGCAACTGGCCTGGAATCCGCTGCGCCGATGGCTTCGTTACTGAGATATCCCTTGGATATCAAGGACTGGCAGAACCGATTCCTCCGGCCGTTTGTGACCTCAAAAACCTCTCTTATCTCGATCTCTCTTGGAACAATCTCACCGGACCCTTCCCCACCGCTCTCTACAAATGCTCCAATCTCATGCACTTGGACATCTCTCAGAACCTCTTCGTCGGTGAACTCCCCACCGACATCGACCGACTGTCGCCCCGTCTCACCTATCTTTGCCTCTCTGCTAATAATTTCAGCGGCAACATTCCCGCCTCCATCGCCCGGTTTCCGGCCATCCAGTCACTGTGGCTGGACAACAATCTCTTCAACAGCTCGTTTCCAGCGGAGATGGGCAACCTCCGTACTCTGGAGACCCTCACCCTCGCGTATAATCCCTTCGCCCCTGCGAGAATTCCTCAAGAATTTGGCAATCTAACGAGATTATGCTTCCTCTGGATGACAAAAATGAATCTTTTTGGTGAAATCCCGGAGTCCCTCGGGAAATTGACAGAGCTCGAGCAATTGGACTTGGCGTGGAATGCTCTGAATGGGACAATTCCCGGCTGGATCTGGAAATTGGAGAAGCTAAAGTACCTGTATCTATTTGCAAACAAATTCTCCGGCGAGATCAATGGGACGATCGGAGCCCTAGGCTTGGTCAACCTTGACGTCTCCATAAACCAGCTGACAGGGTCCATACCAGAGGATATCGGAAAGCTCAAAAATCTCTCTATTCTATTTATGTACTACAATGGCTTATCTGGAGAGATCCCAGCCAGCATCGGACTGCTGCCCAACTTGTATGACCTCCGGCTCTTTAACAACAGTCTCACGGGAGTTTTGCCGTCAGAATTGGGGAAGCACTCCGGGCTGTGGAATCTTGAAGTCCAGTGGAACAGAATCTCCGGCGAGCTGCCCCAGCATCTCTGCGCCGGCATGAATCTGACCTCGGTGAACGTCTTCGACAACAAGTTCACCGGTCAGGTGCCAGCCTCTCTCGGGGATTGCTCGACGCTAAATAACATTCAGCTCTACAGGAATGGATTCTCCGGCGACTTCCCCTCTGGAATCTGGTCGGCTACTTACCTGACCACCGTCATCATCCACGACAACTCCCTTTCCGGCACTCTTCCTGACGAGCTCCTGTGCAATCTAACACGGTTAGAGATGGAAAACAATAGATTCTCCGGCAAGATTCCGTCGTTGGCGAAGAATCTGTTGGTGTTCAAGGCGGGCAACAATTTGTTCTCCGGCGAGATCTCGGCGACACTAGCGGGCATGTCCCGGCTCCAGATCCTCTCTCTTGGTGGTAACCAGATCTCGGGCTTGATCCCGTCGGCGGTCTCGATGTTGACGTCCCTCGCCACTCTTGACCTCAGAGACAACCGGCTCTCCGGCGATATCCCGGCAGCGCTAGGATACCTCCCGAGTCTGACATCCCTCGACCTCTCCGGCAACCAGCTCTTCGGCACGATCCCGCCGGCTATCGGCAACCTCGAGCTCACCTTCCTCAACCTCTCCTCCAACCAACTTTCTGGCGAGATTCCGAGCTCGCTTCAGAACCAAGCCGACGAGCTTAGCTTTCTAGCAAATCCCGGCCTCTGCTCGTCCACCAACTCCATCAAGAATCTCCCCACGTGTGTATACCAATCGGGCGGCTCGAATAAGCTCTCAAGGGGACTCGTCGTCCTCCTGCTCCTTGGTACGGTCTTCTTCCTCGCCGCGGTCGCGATCGGTTTCCTGATGGTGATGGAGCACCGCCGAAGGAGGATGGACGGTGACGATCTCGCCTTTTGGAACCTCACGTCGTTCCACGCTCTAGATTTCACGGAGCACGACATCGTCCGCGGGCTCACCGAAAGCAATTCCATCGGGAGCGGTGGATCGGGAAAGGTCTATCGGATCGTTCCCGGCGATCGTGCCGGGGAGATCGTGGCCGTTAAAAAGATTTGGAATAGCAGAAAACTCGACTCCAAGCTGGAAAAGGAGTTCCAGGCGGAAGTGGAAATCCTGGGTTCCATTCGGCATGCCAATATTGTGAAGCTTTTGTGCTGCATCACAAAAGGCGACTCCAAGTTGCTGGTGTACGAGTACATGGAGAACGGGAGCCTGGATCAGTGGCTGCACAAGGCGCAGAGAAGAGATACTGGTTCGGGCCGTTCTAATCCATTGGATTGGCCAACGAGGCTGGGGATTGCCATCGGAGCGGCACGGGGGCTCAGCTACATGCATCACGATTGCTCTCCACCGATCATGCATCGAGATGTGAAGTCCAGCAACATACTATTGAATTCAGAATTTGGTGCCAAGATTGCAGATTTTGGTCTGGCTCGGATGCTGGTTAAAGTCGGCGAGCCCAAAATTGTCTCAACTATAGCAGGCTCTTTCGGATATATGGCTCCAG AGTGCGGATATCTTTGGAAGGTCGACGAGAAAGTGGATGTATTCAGTTTTGGAGTGGTTCTTTTGGAGCTGGTAACAGGAAGGGGAGCCAATGATGGGGGCGAGCATGGATGCCTGGCTGATTGGGCATGGCACCGCTACCAGGAGGGTGGCAGGGTGATTGATATCATAGACGAGGAGATTCAAAATCCCCTGCTTTACTTGGATGAGATGGAGGTAGTCTTCATGCTAGGGCTATTCTGCACACGAAAAACGCCTTCAGACAGGCCTTCAATTAAAGAGGTATCACAAGTCCTAACAAAGTGCGACCAAAGGCGAGGGCCTCCAAATAGACTGCACCGTGAGTTTGATGCACCTCCCCTTCTACAAACCAAAAAGGATAGTCAGCGGGAAAGCTTGTCAGATGCCGATGAAGCAGAAGGCCACAATTATTTGGCAGGTCTACTTTAG